The following proteins are co-located in the Bacteroidota bacterium genome:
- a CDS encoding NAD(P)H-dependent oxidoreductase, with product MNICIISGSPRWNSNTVKLAKAIESLAKEHHEVSVIDFAHYDIPLEGQGKMEHGSLSNFQQTLYNDMEKAELVFILSPEYNWMPSAEIVNFFNQMTGKEYTTMWHNKVFALAGVSNGRGGRMPIIQMGIMLNKVLGIMNYHSFICPRYFEGYSTHEHIDETGSSKGNLQYDKSMKNFVDIAASYAAKWAAGA from the coding sequence ATGAATATCTGCATCATCTCGGGTTCACCCCGCTGGAATTCTAATACCGTTAAACTAGCCAAAGCTATAGAAAGCTTGGCGAAGGAACATCACGAAGTTAGTGTAATAGACTTTGCTCATTATGATATTCCACTAGAAGGCCAGGGAAAAATGGAGCATGGAAGTTTGAGTAATTTCCAGCAAACATTATACAACGATATGGAAAAAGCGGAATTGGTTTTTATACTTTCGCCAGAATATAACTGGATGCCTAGTGCAGAGATTGTAAACTTCTTCAACCAAATGACGGGCAAAGAATATACGACCATGTGGCATAATAAAGTATTTGCCCTGGCGGGTGTTTCCAATGGTCGTGGTGGCAGGATGCCCATTATACAAATGGGTATTATGCTGAACAAAGTTTTGGGGATTATGAATTACCATAGTTTTATATGTCCCCGTTATTTTGAGGGCTACAGTACCCACGAACATATTGATGAAACGGGAAGCTCGAAAGGAAATCTACAATATGATAAGAGCATGAAAAACTTTGTAGATATTGCTGCGAGTTATGCAGCGAAGTGGGCTGCTGGGGCCTAA